Proteins encoded by one window of Methanothermobacter sp. K4:
- a CDS encoding P-II family nitrogen regulator encodes MKEVIAIIRPKSMKKTRDVLESLGFPAFNATRVLGRGKQRAIIDEVTIPSPPAEIDEERGTMRYIPKRMIQITVEDPDVQLVVEAIMKVNHTGKIGDGKIFVCPVDDAMRIRTGDRGTEAL; translated from the coding sequence ATGAAGGAAGTAATAGCCATAATAAGACCAAAAAGCATGAAGAAAACCAGGGATGTCCTTGAATCACTGGGGTTCCCTGCATTCAACGCCACCAGAGTCCTCGGGAGGGGCAAGCAGAGGGCCATAATTGATGAGGTCACCATCCCCTCCCCTCCCGCTGAGATTGATGAGGAGAGGGGAACAATGAGGTACATTCCCAAGAGGATGATCCAGATAACCGTGGAGGATCCGGATGTCCAGCTGGTTGTGGAGGCCATAATGAAGGTCAACCACACAGGAAAAATTGGAGACGGGAAGATCTTTGTATGTCCGGTGGACGATGCAATGAGGATAAGGACAGGTGATAGAGGGACTGAAGCGCTTTAA
- a CDS encoding P-II family nitrogen regulator: MKMIRAIIRPEKSEEVADALDDAGFPALTKMDVIGRGKQRGIRFDEIYYDEIPKTMLLIVVDDADAERVVSVISESGYTGKIGDGKIFISPVENAYTVRTREEGL; the protein is encoded by the coding sequence ATGAAGATGATAAGGGCGATAATAAGACCAGAAAAGTCTGAAGAGGTGGCCGATGCTCTGGATGATGCAGGATTCCCGGCCCTCACAAAGATGGACGTTATAGGGAGGGGTAAGCAGAGGGGTATACGGTTTGATGAAATCTACTATGATGAGATACCCAAGACAATGCTCCTCATCGTTGTGGATGATGCTGATGCAGAGAGGGTGGTGTCGGTTATCAGTGAAAGCGGATACACAGGCAAAATTGGGGATGGTAAAATATTCATAAGCCCGGTGGAAAACGCCTACACCGTCAGAACAAGAGAGGAAGGTCTTTAG
- the nifH gene encoding nitrogenase iron protein: MVRKIAIYGKGGIGKSTTQQNTAAAMSYFHGKNVMIHGCDPKADSTRLILGGKMQTTMMDTLRELGEGACTPDKVIETGFGGIKCVESGGPEPGVGCAGRGVITAITLMERHGVYENDLDFVFFDVLGDVVCGGFAMPVRDGKAEEIYIVASGEMMALYAANNICKGMVKYARQSGVRLGGIICNSRNVDGERELLEEFCDRIGTQMIHFVPRDNIVQKAEFNKKSVIEFDPECNQSQEYRELARKIIENKDFVIPEPMTMDEMEDLVVKYGVLD, translated from the coding sequence ATGGTACGTAAAATTGCAATATATGGTAAGGGTGGAATCGGAAAATCCACAACACAGCAGAACACTGCAGCGGCAATGAGTTACTTCCATGGAAAGAACGTCATGATCCATGGATGTGACCCCAAGGCAGACAGCACACGCCTGATACTGGGCGGTAAAATGCAGACAACAATGATGGACACCCTGCGTGAACTTGGAGAGGGCGCATGCACACCAGATAAGGTTATAGAAACAGGATTTGGAGGTATAAAGTGTGTTGAGTCAGGAGGCCCAGAACCAGGTGTCGGATGCGCAGGCAGGGGTGTTATAACCGCCATAACCCTCATGGAGAGGCACGGGGTCTACGAAAATGATCTGGACTTTGTATTCTTTGACGTTCTCGGGGACGTGGTATGCGGCGGCTTCGCAATGCCAGTGAGAGACGGAAAGGCAGAGGAAATATACATTGTGGCATCAGGTGAGATGATGGCACTCTATGCAGCCAACAACATCTGCAAGGGTATGGTGAAATATGCCAGACAGAGCGGAGTCAGACTTGGGGGGATAATATGCAACAGCAGAAACGTTGATGGCGAAAGGGAACTCCTTGAAGAATTCTGTGATAGAATAGGGACACAGATGATACACTTCGTTCCAAGGGATAACATTGTACAGAAGGCAGAGTTCAACAAGAAATCTGTCATAGAATTCGACCCTGAATGCAACCAGTCACAGGAATACAGGGAACTCGCCAGGAAAATAATTGAGAACAAGGATTTCGTAATACCAGAACCCATGACGATGGATGAAATGGAGGACCTCGTTGTAAAATACGGGGTTCTGGATTAG